A single region of the Bacillus cereus genome encodes:
- a CDS encoding DUF4022 family protein → MLLSYIMRMDHIMSIVTLALLLLAEILVAIILIGVSIEICSYGWKKSNGIKYSCLLLALLLGTASILGLFAAPAYFFIQLTEKGL, encoded by the coding sequence ATGTTACTATCATATATTATGAGGATGGATCACATTATGTCTATTGTAACTTTAGCTCTCTTATTATTAGCGGAAATACTAGTTGCCATTATTCTCATCGGTGTTAGCATTGAAATTTGTAGTTACGGGTGGAAAAAATCGAATGGAATAAAATACTCTTGCCTCTTACTTGCACTCCTTCTCGGCACTGCTAGCATACTCGGACTTTTCGCCGCACCTGCCTATTTCTTTATACAACTAACAGAAAAAGGCTTATAA
- a CDS encoding monovalent cation:proton antiporter family protein, whose protein sequence is MEHHSSVLSLMVVVAIAFFVPLLLQRFKLKALPVVVAEIIAGIFVGKSGFNIIEPDMWLQVLSTLGFIFLMFLSGLEIDFSIFKQKGKKNTTNEPNTFQAASIIFLFIFILSYALSLIFVWLGFVDNAMFMTLIISTISLGVVVPTLKENNLGKTAIGQIILLVAVIADLVTMILLAVFVGLNSESGQSMWLLLLLFGAGIVIYFVARRFKNIPYLESLKAGSVQIDTRAVFALILILVGLSESVGAENILGAFLAGVLVSLLSPNEDMVEKLDSIGYGFFIPIFFVMVGVNLEVWSIFKEPSSMLMIPILIVGLFISKLLPSLVLRKWYPRNIVLGSAILLTSTLSLVIAAAQIGEKLGIISPSLSASLILSAVITCIFAPILFKKMFPKVETPKPKVSIIGASRITLPLSLDLKREDYDVTLYMMRQNKINDEEAKSHDFPIVKLDDITIASLAKQTAFNADRVVVATSDDKQNLLLAEHAKELGVEHVIASVEDPLLQEKATQEHIAVFSTINSTRILLRALIDKPSLVRLITTANETVREVELRSNKYNGVALRRLPFLGDVLVIQIYRGNKALIPHGDTRLQHGDTLLVTGSKEHIDTLKSILE, encoded by the coding sequence GTGGAACATCATTCTTCTGTTCTATCACTTATGGTTGTCGTCGCAATCGCGTTTTTCGTTCCCCTTTTGTTACAACGCTTTAAATTAAAAGCACTTCCTGTCGTTGTTGCAGAAATTATCGCAGGAATCTTTGTAGGTAAAAGTGGATTTAACATCATTGAGCCAGATATGTGGCTTCAAGTCTTATCAACACTAGGTTTTATCTTCCTAATGTTTTTAAGTGGTTTAGAAATTGACTTTTCTATCTTTAAACAAAAAGGGAAAAAGAATACGACAAACGAACCAAACACATTCCAAGCAGCAAGCATTATCTTCTTATTTATTTTCATCTTATCTTATGCCCTATCATTAATATTCGTATGGCTAGGATTTGTAGACAATGCAATGTTCATGACTTTAATTATTTCAACTATTTCTTTAGGTGTTGTCGTACCAACATTAAAAGAGAATAACTTAGGAAAGACTGCAATCGGGCAAATCATTTTATTAGTCGCTGTTATCGCAGACTTAGTTACAATGATTTTACTCGCTGTATTCGTCGGATTAAATTCCGAAAGTGGCCAAAGCATGTGGCTTCTACTTCTTCTATTCGGCGCTGGTATTGTAATTTACTTTGTCGCAAGACGCTTTAAAAATATTCCATACCTAGAAAGCTTAAAAGCCGGTAGTGTACAAATTGATACACGAGCTGTTTTCGCACTCATCTTAATATTAGTTGGATTGTCTGAATCTGTTGGGGCAGAAAACATTTTGGGAGCCTTTTTAGCAGGTGTACTCGTATCTTTATTATCACCAAATGAAGATATGGTTGAAAAACTTGATTCCATCGGATATGGTTTCTTCATCCCTATTTTCTTCGTAATGGTTGGTGTAAATCTAGAAGTATGGTCTATTTTTAAAGAGCCTTCTAGCATGCTAATGATCCCAATTCTAATCGTGGGACTCTTTATTTCAAAACTGTTACCGTCACTCGTCTTACGAAAATGGTACCCACGCAATATCGTACTCGGAAGTGCTATTTTGTTAACATCAACACTTTCTTTAGTTATTGCGGCTGCACAAATCGGTGAAAAGCTAGGCATCATTAGCCCAAGTTTATCAGCATCCCTTATTTTAAGCGCAGTTATTACTTGTATTTTTGCACCTATATTATTTAAAAAAATGTTCCCAAAAGTAGAAACACCAAAACCAAAAGTTTCTATTATTGGTGCGAGCAGAATTACCCTTCCGTTATCACTTGATTTAAAACGAGAAGATTATGACGTAACACTATATATGATGCGTCAAAATAAAATAAATGATGAGGAAGCGAAATCACATGACTTCCCTATCGTGAAATTAGATGACATCACAATCGCATCATTAGCTAAACAAACAGCATTTAATGCAGACCGTGTTGTTGTTGCAACAAGTGATGATAAACAAAACTTATTATTAGCAGAACACGCAAAAGAACTAGGTGTTGAACATGTTATTGCAAGTGTAGAAGATCCGCTTCTACAAGAGAAAGCAACACAAGAACATATCGCCGTATTCTCAACAATTAACTCTACACGAATTCTATTACGTGCACTTATTGATAAACCAAGTCTTGTTCGCTTAATTACAACAGCAAATGAAACAGTTCGTGAAGTCGAACTACGCAGCAATAAATATAATGGTGTTGCACTACGCCGCCTTCCGTTTTTAGGCGACGTACTCGTCATCCAAATTTACCGTGGTAATAAAGCATTAATACCGCATGGTGATACGAGACTACAACACGGTGATACATTGCTTGTCACAGGTTCAAAAGAACATATCGATACACTGAAAAGCATATTAGAATAG